From the genome of Psychroserpens ponticola, one region includes:
- a CDS encoding AAA family ATPase has protein sequence MKIIGRKEEQQVMKSYQNDKNAHLLAVIGRRRVGKTFLIRQVYKNNKVFEMTGLKNASTKKQLLNFTFQMSKYFNQGDIYSKPESWLEAFNMLTKELENHKGRVKPVVFFDELPWIVSRKSDFMEALGHWWNNWASQQKIIVVVCGSAASWMLKHLVNAKGGLHNRITKLITLMPFTLNETKAFLEEKSVRFTDYQTIQMYLSIGGIPHYLNHISKGKSVPQNIQDLCFAKDGILKSEFDNLYPALFDNAKRHIEIIKALASKASGLNRQEILKRTKMSEGGWFSNILNELETSGFISTFEPLENKKKDMIYRLTDEYSLFYLTFMEGQSKSTNWSRISESQAYKIWCGYAFENLCIKHVDKIKSALQISGVQSSVNSYLHRSDSNFAQGFQIDMLIDRKDDIINICEMKFYSSEFIINKGYAQNIRTKKEGLKAVTKTKKMVHLTFITSYGVVENVHKLELIDNDYTISILFE, from the coding sequence ATGAAAATCATAGGAAGAAAAGAAGAGCAACAGGTTATGAAATCTTATCAAAACGATAAGAATGCACATCTATTAGCAGTCATAGGACGACGACGTGTTGGGAAAACATTTTTAATACGTCAGGTTTATAAAAATAATAAAGTATTTGAAATGACAGGTTTAAAAAATGCCAGTACTAAAAAGCAGTTATTAAACTTTACGTTTCAGATGAGTAAATATTTTAATCAAGGTGATATTTATAGTAAACCTGAAAGCTGGTTAGAGGCTTTCAATATGTTAACCAAAGAGTTAGAAAATCATAAAGGAAGAGTGAAACCTGTAGTGTTTTTTGATGAGTTGCCATGGATTGTTAGTAGAAAATCTGATTTTATGGAAGCTTTAGGGCATTGGTGGAATAATTGGGCTTCTCAACAAAAAATTATTGTAGTTGTATGTGGTTCTGCTGCGTCATGGATGCTAAAACATCTAGTAAATGCAAAAGGAGGATTGCATAATAGAATTACTAAACTAATCACATTAATGCCTTTTACGCTAAACGAAACTAAGGCATTCTTAGAAGAAAAATCAGTCCGGTTTACTGATTATCAAACGATACAAATGTACCTTTCAATTGGTGGAATACCTCATTATTTAAATCATATCTCTAAAGGAAAAAGTGTACCGCAAAATATTCAGGATTTATGTTTTGCTAAAGATGGAATTCTTAAATCAGAATTTGATAATTTATATCCAGCACTTTTTGATAATGCAAAACGACATATAGAAATTATTAAAGCTTTAGCGAGTAAAGCTAGTGGACTTAACCGACAAGAGATTTTAAAACGGACAAAAATGTCTGAAGGTGGCTGGTTTTCTAATATTTTAAATGAATTAGAAACCTCTGGTTTTATTTCGACTTTTGAACCTTTAGAAAATAAAAAGAAAGATATGATTTACCGTTTAACCGACGAATATTCTTTATTCTATCTTACATTTATGGAAGGGCAAAGTAAATCTACAAACTGGTCTCGAATTAGTGAAAGTCAAGCCTATAAAATTTGGTGTGGTTACGCTTTCGAAAATCTATGTATCAAACATGTCGATAAAATTAAAAGTGCATTGCAAATTTCAGGAGTGCAATCATCAGTAAATAGCTACTTGCACAGAAGCGACTCTAATTTTGCTCAAGGATTTCAAATAGATATGTTAATTGATCGAAAAGATGACATCATCAATATTTGCGAAATGAAGTTTTATTCAAGCGAGTTTATTATTAATAAAGGATATGCACAAAATATAAGAACAAAAAAGGAAGGTTTAAAAGCCGTAACTAAAACTAAAAAAATGGTGCATCTCACTTTTATTACATCTTATGGAGTTGTTGAGAATGTACATAAATTGGAATTGATAGATAATGATTATACCATTTCAATTTTATTTGAGTAG
- a CDS encoding non-canonical purine NTP diphosphatase — protein sequence MQLVFATNNLNKLKEVQSLIPEHIKLLSLKDIGCFEDVPETQLTIEGNAIQKAEYIKEHYGYDCFADDTGLEVESLNMEPGVYSARYAGEQRDADDNMNLLLKNLEEKTNRNAQFKTVIALHLEGELETFTGICKGKITETKHGVKGFGYDPIFKAEGYDKTFAEISLEEKNSIGHRGKAVKQLVQFLSQLR from the coding sequence ATGCAACTCGTTTTCGCCACAAACAATCTTAATAAACTCAAAGAAGTACAATCTTTAATCCCTGAACATATTAAATTACTAAGTTTAAAAGATATTGGTTGTTTTGAAGATGTACCTGAGACACAATTGACAATTGAAGGCAATGCCATTCAAAAAGCAGAATACATTAAAGAACATTATGGTTACGATTGCTTTGCAGATGATACAGGTTTAGAGGTTGAATCCTTAAATATGGAACCAGGAGTTTATAGTGCACGTTATGCTGGTGAGCAACGTGATGCTGATGACAATATGAATTTGTTATTAAAAAATCTTGAAGAAAAAACCAATCGAAATGCTCAGTTTAAAACTGTAATTGCGCTTCATCTTGAAGGCGAATTAGAAACGTTTACAGGTATTTGTAAAGGTAAAATCACAGAAACCAAACATGGAGTAAAAGGGTTTGGTTATGATCCTATTTTTAAAGCTGAAGGTTATGATAAAACCTTTGCTGAAATATCTCTTGAAGAAAAAAACAGTATTGGTCATCGTGGGAAAGCTGTTAAACAATTAGTTCAATTTCTATCGCAATTGCGTTAA
- a CDS encoding AMP-binding protein has protein sequence MWNLNGNIDTVILIIQLRKMNAFNSPLDAFLYWEAESPNQVFLNQPINNQKTSFTFKEAGEEARKMAAYLKSLNLPERSHIALLSKNCAHWIMSDLAIMMAGYVSIPIYPTLNSSSMNQILTHSESKAIIIGKLDDFASQKEGIPDIPKISVGLFGESEGVLWEDIINNTEQLIDVHKPEPEALHTIIYTSGTTGNPKGVMHTGSNFMESSSTLVREFSLDTKVKLFSYLPLAHVAERLLINGGIVLGGTITFVDSLETFAKDLEAVQPNLFFAVPRIWTKFREKILESIPQKKLNVLLKMPIINNIIKKKLKQKLGLSETIFIASAAAPIASEIVEWYLKLGITIYQGYGMTEDCCVSHFNKPGANKIGTVGKTFDNVKVKLSPEGEICIKNKCLMKGYFKAPELTAEVIDNEGYLKTGDMGEFDHDGFLSIVGRVKDQFKTDKGKYISPSHIELLMTENTDIEQICIVGTGIPQPIALVTLSELGKAKSKQNVSKSLLTSVTKINPSLEKHERLEKVVVMKEDWNVSNGLTTPSMKVKRNSIEKIHQEFYPNWFNTSENVIFE, from the coding sequence ATGTGGAATTTAAACGGTAACATAGATACTGTAATTTTAATAATTCAATTAAGAAAAATGAATGCATTCAACTCACCTTTAGATGCTTTTCTGTATTGGGAAGCTGAGTCTCCAAATCAAGTCTTTTTAAATCAACCAATTAATAATCAGAAAACGTCATTTACGTTTAAGGAAGCTGGCGAAGAAGCACGGAAAATGGCAGCGTATTTAAAGTCATTGAACTTGCCAGAACGAAGTCATATCGCGTTACTTTCTAAAAATTGTGCGCATTGGATCATGTCAGACTTGGCAATTATGATGGCTGGTTATGTGTCAATTCCTATTTATCCAACGCTAAACAGTTCGTCTATGAATCAAATTTTGACGCATAGTGAATCTAAAGCAATAATAATTGGTAAGCTAGATGATTTTGCATCTCAAAAGGAAGGTATTCCCGATATTCCAAAAATTAGTGTTGGCTTATTTGGTGAAAGTGAAGGTGTTTTATGGGAAGATATTATTAATAATACAGAACAATTAATAGATGTTCATAAACCAGAACCAGAAGCCTTGCACACTATTATTTATACTTCTGGAACTACTGGAAATCCAAAAGGTGTAATGCATACAGGAAGTAATTTTATGGAATCGTCTTCGACACTTGTTCGTGAGTTTTCTTTAGATACTAAAGTGAAATTATTTTCATATCTGCCTTTAGCTCATGTCGCAGAACGTTTGTTAATTAATGGAGGAATTGTTTTAGGTGGTACAATCACATTTGTAGATTCTCTAGAAACATTTGCTAAAGATTTAGAAGCCGTTCAACCGAATCTGTTTTTTGCTGTGCCTAGAATTTGGACAAAATTTAGAGAGAAAATCTTAGAATCTATTCCACAGAAAAAACTTAATGTCTTATTAAAAATGCCAATTATTAACAACATTATAAAAAAGAAACTAAAACAAAAACTGGGTTTAAGTGAAACGATTTTTATAGCTTCAGCTGCTGCACCAATTGCTTCAGAAATTGTCGAATGGTATTTAAAACTAGGCATAACTATTTATCAAGGTTATGGCATGACTGAAGATTGCTGTGTGTCGCATTTCAATAAACCTGGAGCCAATAAAATTGGAACTGTAGGCAAAACATTTGATAATGTAAAAGTCAAATTGTCTCCAGAAGGTGAGATTTGCATTAAGAATAAGTGCTTGATGAAAGGTTATTTTAAAGCTCCAGAATTAACAGCGGAAGTCATAGATAATGAGGGCTATTTAAAAACTGGTGATATGGGAGAATTTGATCACGACGGATTTTTAAGTATTGTTGGTCGTGTAAAAGACCAATTTAAAACCGATAAAGGGAAATACATTTCACCTTCTCATATAGAATTATTAATGACAGAAAACACAGATATTGAACAAATCTGTATTGTAGGTACTGGAATTCCGCAACCTATAGCGTTGGTTACTTTGTCTGAACTTGGAAAAGCAAAGTCTAAACAAAATGTATCGAAATCTTTATTAACAAGCGTAACTAAAATTAATCCATCGCTTGAAAAACACGAACGACTCGAAAAGGTAGTTGTTATGAAAGAAGATTGGAATGTCTCAAACGGACTGACAACGCCTAGCATGAAAGTGAAACGAAATAGCATTGAGAAAATTCACCAGGAGTTTTATCCGAATTGGTTCAACACTTCAGAAAATGTGATCTTTGAATAA
- the rlmH gene encoding 23S rRNA (pseudouridine(1915)-N(3))-methyltransferase RlmH, with protein sequence MTIKLLAIGKTDNKQLQALIEDYQKRLGFYVKFEFEIIPDLKKAKNLSESQQKQKEGELILNKLNPTDVLILLDENGKQLDSVAFSNYLQKHMNSGIKRLVFVIGGPYGFSPDVYQKSNGKLSFSKMTFSHQMIRLFVIEQLYRGFTILRNEPYHHK encoded by the coding sequence ATGACAATTAAACTTCTTGCCATTGGCAAAACAGATAACAAACAACTACAAGCGCTGATTGAAGACTATCAAAAACGTTTGGGTTTTTATGTGAAATTTGAATTTGAGATTATTCCAGATCTTAAAAAAGCCAAAAATCTTAGTGAAAGCCAACAAAAACAAAAGGAAGGCGAACTCATTTTAAATAAATTGAATCCAACTGATGTTTTGATTTTATTAGATGAAAATGGAAAACAACTAGATTCTGTTGCCTTTTCAAACTATTTACAAAAGCACATGAATTCTGGAATTAAACGATTGGTTTTTGTGATTGGTGGACCTTATGGATTCTCACCTGATGTCTATCAAAAATCAAATGGAAAACTATCCTTTTCCAAAATGACGTTTTCACATCAAATGATTCGCTTGTTTGTAATTGAGCAATTGTATCGTGGTTTTACGATTTTACGCAATGAACCTTATCATCATAAATAA
- a CDS encoding sulfotransferase family 2 domain-containing protein → MAIKIGNLKLNRFIKGMIGTRLIDPMEVYYVIDENVFYPIISKSGCSTIKQDLIRRYNPSFSSKFPEIHQIDPEFETNGKVLRKHFYSFKKYRNFSKNKTACLVIRNPYERVYSCFLDVEKGKNIMYQDPSGLTSFFGIHSGVTFEKFLNKVIKLPDHLSDRHFRSQSFCLQKGVKETLSNVEIVLLENYNKKDAAATKLNTNNKTIPKDILEALKNNKSFKKRFSEDLQLYNDAK, encoded by the coding sequence ATGGCGATTAAAATAGGGAATTTAAAACTTAATAGATTTATAAAGGGTATGATAGGTACAAGACTTATCGACCCAATGGAAGTGTATTATGTCATAGATGAAAATGTTTTTTATCCAATAATATCTAAGTCAGGTTGTTCTACAATTAAGCAAGATTTAATACGAAGATATAATCCGAGTTTTAGCAGTAAGTTTCCAGAAATTCATCAGATTGATCCTGAGTTTGAAACCAATGGAAAGGTGCTAAGAAAGCATTTTTATAGTTTTAAAAAATACCGAAATTTCAGTAAAAACAAAACCGCTTGTTTGGTTATAAGAAACCCTTATGAACGTGTGTATTCTTGTTTTTTAGATGTTGAAAAAGGAAAAAATATTATGTATCAAGATCCTTCTGGTTTAACCTCCTTTTTTGGAATTCATAGTGGAGTCACTTTCGAGAAGTTTCTAAATAAAGTTATAAAACTACCTGACCATTTATCTGATAGACATTTCAGAAGTCAATCATTTTGTTTGCAGAAAGGCGTTAAGGAAACCTTAAGTAATGTCGAAATCGTTCTACTTGAGAACTATAACAAGAAAGATGCTGCTGCCACCAAACTCAATACAAATAACAAGACAATTCCTAAAGACATTTTAGAAGCACTAAAAAATAACAAGTCTTTTAAGAAACGATTCTCAGAAGATTTACAATTGTATAATGATGCAAAATAA
- a CDS encoding CCA tRNA nucleotidyltransferase, with product MNYKDALHNPIFKIISNSAKELNLDSYVIGGFVRDHILKRGSHKDIDIVAIGSGISLAKQVSKNLANKPKVQVFKTYGTAMLPFEDMDIEFVGARKESYHENSRNPVVENGTLEDDQNRRDFTINALALDLSNANFGTLLDPFNGIDDLQNKIIRTPLDPDITYSDDPLRMMRAIRFATQLGFIIEAKSLEAISRNKHRIKIITKERIVVELNKILESDLPSVGFLLLEKTGLLDYILPEITALKGIDEIEGQKHKDNFYHTLEVVDNIAKHTDNVWLRWAALLHDIGKAPTKKFSKKVGWTFHAHEFEGAKMVYHLFKRLKMPLNEKMKFVQKMVFMSSRPIVLAQDIVTDSAVRRLVFDAGDYVEDLMTLCEADITTKNPKKFSKYHHNFKVVRDKIVEVEARDQVRNFQPPISGEDIMKAFNIKPSREIGQIKETIKEAILEGDIPNEYEAAYQLMLKEGKRLGLAIS from the coding sequence ATGAACTACAAAGACGCCTTACATAATCCCATTTTTAAAATCATATCTAATTCTGCAAAAGAGCTGAATCTAGATTCCTATGTTATTGGTGGTTTTGTTCGTGATCATATTTTAAAACGAGGCTCACATAAAGATATTGATATTGTTGCTATTGGAAGTGGGATTTCACTAGCGAAACAAGTCTCAAAAAACTTAGCAAACAAACCAAAAGTTCAGGTTTTTAAAACCTACGGAACAGCAATGCTTCCGTTTGAAGATATGGATATTGAATTTGTAGGTGCTCGAAAAGAGAGTTATCATGAAAATAGTAGAAATCCTGTTGTAGAAAACGGAACTCTTGAAGATGATCAAAATCGAAGAGATTTCACGATAAACGCTTTGGCTTTAGATTTAAGCAATGCTAATTTTGGTACATTATTAGATCCATTTAATGGCATTGATGATTTACAAAATAAAATCATTCGTACACCTTTAGATCCAGATATTACCTATAGTGACGATCCATTACGAATGATGAGAGCCATCCGATTCGCAACGCAACTCGGATTTATTATCGAAGCCAAATCTCTAGAAGCCATTTCACGAAATAAGCATCGTATTAAAATCATTACTAAAGAACGAATTGTTGTAGAACTGAATAAAATTCTTGAAAGTGACCTGCCTTCTGTTGGCTTTTTATTACTTGAAAAAACGGGACTTTTAGATTATATACTACCTGAAATCACTGCTTTAAAAGGTATTGACGAAATTGAAGGTCAGAAGCACAAAGACAACTTTTATCACACCCTAGAAGTCGTCGATAATATTGCAAAACACACAGATAATGTTTGGTTACGTTGGGCAGCACTACTCCATGATATTGGAAAAGCACCAACTAAAAAGTTTAGCAAAAAAGTAGGCTGGACCTTCCATGCACATGAATTTGAAGGTGCTAAAATGGTATATCATTTATTCAAAAGATTAAAAATGCCTTTGAATGAAAAAATGAAGTTTGTTCAAAAAATGGTATTTATGAGTTCAAGACCAATTGTTTTGGCTCAAGATATTGTAACAGATTCTGCAGTGAGACGTTTGGTTTTTGATGCTGGTGATTATGTCGAAGATTTAATGACGCTTTGCGAAGCTGATATCACTACTAAGAATCCAAAGAAATTTAGTAAATATCACCATAATTTTAAAGTAGTTCGTGATAAAATTGTTGAAGTTGAAGCACGAGATCAAGTACGAAATTTTCAACCACCAATCTCAGGTGAGGATATTATGAAAGCCTTTAACATTAAGCCTTCTCGTGAAATCGGACAAATTAAAGAAACGATAAAAGAAGCCATTTTAGAAGGAGATATTCCTAACGAATATGAAGCTGCATACCAATTGATGCTGAAAGAAGGCAAACGTTTGGGATTAGCTATTAGTTAA
- the nadC gene encoding carboxylating nicotinate-nucleotide diphosphorylase: MISKEQFDKEIDIIITNAIREDVGDGDHSSLACIPYSAMGKAKLLVKDEGIIAGVEFAKEVFSYVDKDMVVETLIEDGSPVTYGDIVFYVEGASQSILKAERLVLNAMQRMSAIATKTKQFVDLLEGTGTKILDTRKTTPGIRALEKWAVKIGGGENHRFALYDMIMLKDNHIDFSGGITNAINKTKHYLNDTNRDLKIIVEARNLEEIKEILSVGGVYRILIDNFNYEDTRTAVQLIGDQCLTESSGGINEKTLRKYAECGVDYISSGALTHSVYNKDLSLKAVE, encoded by the coding sequence ATGATTTCAAAAGAACAATTCGATAAAGAAATAGACATCATTATTACTAATGCTATCAGAGAAGATGTAGGTGATGGTGATCACAGTTCTTTAGCTTGTATTCCATATTCTGCAATGGGTAAAGCCAAACTTCTTGTAAAAGATGAAGGCATTATTGCAGGTGTCGAATTTGCTAAAGAAGTGTTTTCATATGTCGATAAAGATATGGTTGTTGAAACGTTGATAGAAGATGGAAGTCCAGTTACATATGGAGACATTGTATTTTATGTGGAAGGTGCTTCGCAATCCATTTTAAAAGCCGAACGTTTAGTACTAAACGCCATGCAACGTATGAGTGCTATAGCTACAAAAACAAAACAGTTTGTTGATTTATTAGAGGGTACAGGAACTAAAATTTTAGACACTAGAAAAACGACTCCAGGTATAAGAGCTCTTGAAAAATGGGCTGTTAAAATTGGAGGAGGAGAGAACCACAGGTTTGCTTTATATGATATGATTATGCTTAAGGATAATCATATTGATTTTTCTGGAGGAATTACAAATGCAATAAATAAAACAAAGCACTATTTAAATGATACCAATCGTGATTTAAAGATTATTGTTGAAGCAAGAAATCTTGAAGAAATCAAAGAAATCCTAAGCGTAGGAGGTGTGTATCGTATTTTGATTGATAACTTTAATTATGAAGACACACGAACTGCTGTACAATTAATTGGAGATCAATGTCTAACGGAGTCTTCTGGAGGAATCAATGAAAAAACCCTTAGAAAATATGCTGAATGTGGTGTCGATTATATTTCATCTGGAGCACTAACGCACTCGGTTTATAATAAAGATTTGAGTTTAAAAGCAGTTGAGTGA
- the hpf gene encoding ribosome hibernation-promoting factor, HPF/YfiA family, which produces MTINFRYVNVDISETLNAFTEEKLSKLSNRYEFLIGATVRFKHDENSHSKGKICDIELSLPGPRLFATSDEAKYEVAVRETISDLEKQLKKRKEVYKTH; this is translated from the coding sequence ATGACTATAAATTTTAGATATGTCAATGTTGATATTAGTGAAACATTGAATGCATTTACAGAAGAAAAACTCAGTAAATTATCTAACAGATATGAGTTTTTAATAGGAGCAACAGTCCGTTTTAAACATGATGAAAACAGTCACTCCAAAGGTAAAATTTGTGATATAGAATTAAGTTTGCCTGGACCACGACTATTTGCTACTTCTGATGAAGCAAAATATGAAGTCGCAGTTAGAGAGACCATTAGTGATTTAGAAAAACAACTTAAAAAGCGTAAAGAAGTTTATAAAACGCATTAA
- a CDS encoding VOC family protein has protein sequence MKTSLFTFDHIALSVKNVDESVEFYQSVFQFNEIKNTASNSKTRWLALGENKQLHLIPKPNSDIKTNKAVHFALSTTDFNSFVKHLVTLKIDYSDWRDTPNKDYIRKDGIQQVYFQDPNGYWIEVNNVV, from the coding sequence ATGAAAACATCTTTATTTACTTTCGATCACATTGCACTTTCCGTAAAAAATGTAGACGAATCTGTTGAGTTTTATCAGAGCGTTTTTCAATTTAATGAAATTAAGAATACAGCTTCAAATTCTAAAACTAGATGGTTAGCCTTAGGCGAAAACAAACAACTTCATTTGATTCCTAAACCAAATTCTGACATAAAAACAAACAAGGCTGTTCATTTTGCTTTGTCTACAACCGACTTTAATTCATTTGTAAAGCATTTGGTGACATTAAAAATCGATTATTCAGATTGGCGAGACACACCAAACAAAGATTATATTCGAAAAGATGGCATTCAACAGGTTTATTTTCAAGATCCAAATGGATATTGGATTGAAGTCAATAACGTAGTGTGA
- a CDS encoding DEAD/DEAH box helicase produces MSTFKELGLNEDLIAAIDDLGFKNPSDVQAKAIPILLEEDTDLVALAQTGTGKTAAFGFPMLQKINVDSRTTQGLILSPTRELCLQITNELKLYGKYCKGLNVVAIYGGASIQDQARAVKRGAQIIVATPGRMKDMISRRMVDISKIEYSVLDEADEMLNMGFYEDITDILSHTPDDKNTWLFSATMPKEVSNIARKFMDSPIEITVGNKNESTSQVSHEYYLVNARDRYQALKRLSDANPDIFSVIFCRTKRDTQKVAENLIEDGYSAGALHGDLSQNQRDMVMKSFRNKQIQMLVATDVAARGIDVDDITHVINYQLPDEAEIYTHRSGRTGRAGKTGISMVIVSKSEVRKIKSIERIIKKEFEKKEIPDGMEICEVQLMSLANKIHNTEVNDEIDKHLTSINELFEDTDKDELIKKFFSVEFTRFYNYYQKSKKLNVPSSSRDSEGDSGGRGYGGSKNESRYFINVGRKDGYDWMKLKDFLKEVLELGRDDVFKVDVKDSFSFFNTEKEIQEKVLAFFTDFKHDGRFVNVEVSEDRGGGGRGRGRSGGGRSSGGRRSGGGDRRRNDDRRSSGRRSDSGSGNRSDRRSSEGSGRRSDSRDRGDRRSSESSGNRSDRRSSGGDSRSSRRSESSSGSDRPRRSRRRD; encoded by the coding sequence ATGAGCACATTCAAAGAACTCGGTCTAAATGAAGACCTTATTGCAGCTATTGATGATTTAGGATTTAAAAATCCTAGTGATGTACAAGCAAAAGCAATCCCAATTTTATTAGAAGAAGATACCGATTTAGTTGCCTTAGCGCAAACAGGAACAGGTAAAACTGCTGCATTTGGATTTCCAATGCTTCAAAAAATTAATGTAGACAGTCGCACGACTCAAGGATTGATACTCTCTCCTACTCGTGAACTATGTTTACAAATTACAAACGAGCTTAAACTATATGGAAAATACTGTAAAGGTTTAAATGTAGTTGCTATTTATGGAGGAGCAAGTATCCAAGACCAAGCAAGAGCTGTAAAACGTGGCGCACAAATTATTGTGGCTACTCCTGGTCGTATGAAAGATATGATTAGTAGAAGAATGGTTGACATTTCTAAAATTGAATATTCAGTTTTAGATGAAGCTGATGAAATGTTAAACATGGGATTCTATGAGGATATCACTGATATTCTATCTCATACACCAGATGATAAAAATACATGGTTATTTTCTGCAACGATGCCAAAAGAAGTGTCTAACATTGCTAGAAAATTCATGGATAGTCCTATTGAAATTACGGTAGGAAACAAAAATGAAAGTACAAGCCAAGTATCTCACGAATACTATTTAGTAAACGCAAGAGATCGTTACCAAGCTTTAAAACGTTTGTCTGATGCAAATCCAGATATCTTTTCTGTAATTTTCTGTCGTACAAAACGTGATACTCAAAAAGTTGCTGAGAACTTAATCGAAGATGGTTATAGTGCAGGAGCTTTACATGGAGATTTAAGTCAGAACCAACGTGATATGGTTATGAAATCTTTCAGAAATAAACAAATACAAATGCTTGTAGCTACAGATGTTGCTGCTCGTGGTATTGATGTTGATGATATTACTCACGTTATAAATTATCAATTACCTGACGAAGCTGAAATTTACACACACCGTTCTGGACGTACAGGACGTGCTGGTAAAACAGGTATCTCTATGGTGATAGTTTCTAAAAGTGAAGTCCGTAAGATTAAAAGTATCGAACGTATCATCAAGAAAGAATTTGAGAAAAAGGAAATTCCTGATGGAATGGAAATTTGCGAAGTACAATTAATGTCGCTTGCAAACAAAATACACAACACTGAAGTTAATGACGAGATTGACAAACATTTAACAAGTATTAACGAATTATTCGAAGATACAGATAAAGATGAATTGATTAAAAAATTCTTTTCTGTTGAATTTACGCGCTTCTATAATTATTACCAAAAATCTAAAAAACTGAATGTTCCTAGCTCTTCTAGAGATTCTGAAGGCGATAGTGGTGGTCGTGGTTATGGCGGAAGTAAAAATGAATCACGCTACTTTATTAATGTAGGACGTAAAGACGGTTACGATTGGATGAAACTGAAAGATTTCTTAAAAGAAGTTTTAGAGTTAGGTCGCGATGATGTCTTTAAAGTAGATGTAAAAGACAGTTTTTCATTCTTTAATACTGAAAAAGAAATACAAGAGAAAGTATTAGCCTTTTTTACAGATTTCAAACATGACGGAAGATTCGTTAATGTTGAAGTTAGTGAAGACAGAGGTGGTGGCGGAAGAGGTCGTGGTCGTTCTGGTGGTGGACGCTCTTCTGGAGGAAGACGCTCTGGTGGTGGAGACCGAAGACGAAACGATGACAGACGTTCATCTGGAAGACGTAGCGATTCTGGTTCTGGTAACAGAAGTGATAGACGCTCATCTGAAGGCTCAGGAAGGC